From the genome of Candidatus Brocadiia bacterium, one region includes:
- a CDS encoding TIGR03546 family protein codes for MLLLKFLKQLFQILNGEVAPRQVAGGIAFGMILGLTPTFSLHNLVVVFLICIIRVNVSAVIFSWLLFGLASWAIDPLSHQLGYLLLVRMEFLKPLWTVFYNMPLIPLTGFNNTLLLGSLVISLILFYPGLIASEKGVLAYRASVKPRLEKLRIFQVLKASWIYQWYARISNFRN; via the coding sequence ATGCTTTTGCTCAAGTTCCTGAAACAGCTTTTCCAGATTCTTAACGGCGAGGTCGCGCCACGTCAGGTGGCCGGCGGCATCGCCTTCGGCATGATTCTGGGATTGACCCCTACCTTCAGCCTGCATAACCTGGTGGTGGTTTTCCTTATCTGCATTATCCGGGTCAACGTCTCGGCCGTCATATTTTCCTGGTTATTGTTCGGGTTGGCCTCGTGGGCCATAGACCCGCTGTCGCACCAGCTGGGTTACCTGCTTTTGGTTCGGATGGAGTTCCTTAAGCCGCTCTGGACGGTATTCTACAACATGCCGCTCATTCCGCTGACCGGGTTCAACAACACCTTATTGCTGGGCAGTCTGGTTATATCGCTGATACTGTTCTATCCCGGATTGATAGCATCGGAAAAGGGCGTGCTGGCTTACCGGGCATCGGTCAAGCCCAGGCTGGAAAAGCTCCGAATCTTCCAGGTGCTCAAGGCCAGCTGGATTTACCAGTGGTACGCGCGTATCAGTAATTTCAGGAACTAA
- a CDS encoding RluA family pseudouridine synthase, producing MNKPYTMVFEDDQIMVVDKSAGLLVIPTPAGETHTLTDLLNRELTAKGQTSRAHPCHRLDRETSGLILYAKGKATQQSLMEQFHKHLVKKKYICFAQGYIKTGPNNWMTIDSPLEGKHALTRYRVTKLDLRGFSIVEVEPETGLTNQIRLHFKAIRHPLVGERRFSYAKDYALKFRRVALHATYLSFQHPVTKEQLEFTSPLPPDMAEF from the coding sequence ATGAACAAGCCTTACACTATGGTTTTCGAGGACGACCAGATTATGGTGGTGGACAAATCCGCCGGCCTGCTGGTCATCCCCACGCCGGCCGGGGAAACGCACACCCTGACCGACCTGCTTAACCGAGAGCTGACGGCTAAGGGCCAGACCTCCCGGGCGCACCCCTGCCACCGGCTGGACCGCGAGACCTCCGGCCTGATACTCTACGCCAAGGGTAAAGCCACCCAGCAGTCCCTGATGGAACAGTTCCACAAGCACCTGGTAAAAAAGAAATACATCTGCTTCGCCCAGGGCTATATCAAAACCGGACCGAATAACTGGATGACCATAGACTCGCCGCTCGAAGGCAAGCACGCCCTAACCCGCTACCGGGTAACCAAGCTCGACCTACGCGGGTTCAGCATCGTTGAGGTCGAGCCGGAAACCGGACTGACCAACCAGATAAGACTGCACTTCAAGGCCATCAGGCATCCACTGGTGGGCGAGCGTCGGTTTTCATACGCCAAGGACTACGCCCTCAAATTCCGCCGGGTGGCCCTGCACGCCACCTATCTCAGCTTCCAGCACCCGGTCACCAAAGAACAGCTCGAATTCACCAGCCCCCTGCCGCCGGATATGGCGGAGTTTTAA
- a CDS encoding DUF2914 domain-containing protein — protein MATKKPIVIAGAVFCLIALYLIFGGSGSHSQTQEPVFQGAGDSIMELRFNNKSNPRDKAISIEKAVLCLDVKSRNYVTEMSRFTSDVGTIYCWARIINGDRQKIRFIWQVGNNISPSPWLDVNSDKFRIWCPKYIDPKASGEGTVDIVDGTGRLLKRLQFEVVRLKKPAYRSIRKI, from the coding sequence ATGGCCACCAAAAAACCTATTGTCATAGCCGGAGCGGTGTTTTGCCTCATCGCGCTCTACCTGATTTTCGGCGGTTCGGGCAGTCATTCCCAGACCCAGGAACCGGTATTCCAGGGCGCCGGCGATTCGATAATGGAACTGCGCTTCAACAACAAGTCCAACCCCCGGGACAAGGCCATTAGCATCGAAAAGGCCGTGCTCTGCCTGGACGTCAAGAGCCGCAATTACGTGACCGAGATGAGCCGGTTCACCTCGGACGTGGGTACGATTTACTGTTGGGCCCGGATAATCAACGGCGACCGGCAGAAAATCAGGTTCATCTGGCAAGTCGGCAATAATATATCTCCCAGCCCCTGGCTGGACGTCAACAGCGACAAATTCCGCATCTGGTGCCCCAAATACATCGACCCCAAGGCCTCCGGAGAGGGAACCGTTGACATCGTCGACGGCACCGGCCGCCTGCTCAAGAGACTGCAGTTCGAAGTGGTCCGGCTCAAAAAGCCGGCCTACCGGAGCATCCGCAAGATATAA
- a CDS encoding fibronectin type III domain-containing protein, protein MRSSLTKIAAVIVFIAYLTAFNYGGCGGGGGESSDSGSSASTSYRTPVLNAIGNKIITEGTTLTFTVSATDPDGDTMTFTAYNLPAGATFNVATQVFTWVPTYNQSGTYSTVRFKVADAIGLYVEETITITVTDVPAPTAPFNLVATVASATQINLSWQDNSSDETGFKVEQKMGGGAYAQIASLSANAITYSDTGLMSGFIYYYRVRAYSASGNSAYCSEVSAATSALNIAPTVMTNYLSNVSHNTASFYGNLNPNGLATTVYFEYGTTTSYGTTTASQSAGNGTTSTSTSADITGLTPSTIYHFRMVATNSSGTSYGTDQTFNTSAQPVPPSATTGSATNVTYNSVTLTGTANPNGFAATAYFQWGTTTAYGSTTQPIDIGSGLSSVNVADALIGIFASTTYHFRMVANNDSGTVFGNDQTFVTPAGPPTALTNPATDIDFSSAELNGTVNPNGLSTDIQFQWGATTGYGSSTTLRNIGSGTAYININEPITGLATNATYNFRLMAINASGTVYGSNQSFTAVTNTRWTHIAGGEFHTMGVKNDGTLWAWGDNSKGELGLGNYVTKTSPTQVFTDTDWTKVAVGAGFSLGLKADGTIWSCGDNAEGQLGLGIVVTGTNVFTRIGMATNWTDIAAGGHSHSFAKTADNNAYAWGDNLCGQLGLGDDVFRYDPTRVISDSSVASIACGYESAQVVKTNGTLWACGDNSDGELGLGDTVSRTSLTQVGSDTNWAEAESGYNHTVARKTNGTIWAWGDNAEGELGLGDTADRTAPAQVLTDTDWTDISVGYKHTMAKRTDGTIWEWGDNSQGQLGLGDLITRTGPTRVATDTDWSIVEAGWKHSIGIKNDDSLISWGDNNNGQLGTGDTNDKISPTQSVSSGENGGKVACGGNHTLAIKIDNSLWGWGYNGYGELGLSDNSSRSLPAKVGIDANWRQVSGGEEQTLAIKIDGTLWSCGSNPYGQLGLGDNTSRNSLTRVGTDTNWKQVSGGGWHTLAIKADGTLWAWGQNASGQLGLGNSINRNFPIQVGTDTNWKDVACAWQHTLAIKVDGTLWAWGSNNYGQLGLGDNTGRNSPVRVGTDTNWKQVSGGEYHTLAIKTDGTLWAWGSNNYGQLGLGDNTNRNSPVRVGTDINWKQVSGGTNTLAVKTDSSLWAWGSNNCGQLGLGDNTNRNSPVRVGTDIDWKDVFSGGLRSLAVKYNNTLWGWGMNTYYELGLGDTINRSTPTQIGQ, encoded by the coding sequence ATGCGCAGCAGTTTGACTAAAATAGCCGCAGTTATTGTGTTTATTGCTTATCTCACCGCGTTTAATTACGGCGGTTGCGGCGGCGGAGGCGGCGAGAGCTCTGACAGCGGCAGCAGCGCCTCAACGTCATACCGGACACCGGTTCTCAACGCCATAGGCAATAAGATTATCACCGAAGGCACAACCCTGACCTTTACCGTATCGGCTACCGACCCGGACGGCGATACCATGACATTCACCGCCTATAACCTGCCGGCCGGAGCTACCTTCAATGTCGCTACACAGGTATTCACCTGGGTGCCTACCTATAACCAGTCCGGTACCTATTCCACCGTAAGATTCAAAGTAGCCGACGCTATAGGTCTCTATGTCGAAGAAACCATTACTATCACCGTCACCGACGTGCCCGCGCCGACCGCTCCGTTTAACCTGGTTGCCACGGTGGCATCAGCCACCCAGATAAACCTGAGCTGGCAGGACAACTCCTCAGACGAAACCGGCTTTAAAGTAGAGCAGAAAATGGGCGGCGGAGCCTATGCCCAGATAGCCTCATTATCAGCTAATGCTATTACCTACAGCGACACTGGACTGATGAGCGGATTTATCTATTACTACCGGGTCAGGGCATACAGCGCCTCCGGCAACAGCGCTTATTGCAGCGAGGTCTCGGCCGCCACCAGCGCCCTGAATATTGCCCCGACCGTGATGACCAACTACCTCAGTAACGTCAGCCATAATACTGCCTCATTTTATGGAAATCTTAACCCTAACGGACTGGCCACCACGGTCTATTTCGAATACGGCACCACGACATCATACGGTACCACCACCGCATCGCAATCAGCCGGCAACGGCACAACCTCGACCAGCACCTCGGCCGATATCACCGGCCTGACGCCCAGCACTATATACCATTTCCGTATGGTAGCCACCAACAGCTCCGGTACCTCCTACGGCACAGACCAGACCTTCAACACCTCAGCCCAGCCGGTGCCGCCCTCAGCTACCACCGGCTCAGCCACTAATGTCACATATAACTCCGTAACCCTGACCGGCACGGCCAATCCCAACGGATTCGCGGCTACGGCCTACTTCCAATGGGGCACCACCACCGCCTACGGCAGTACCACTCAGCCCATAGATATCGGAAGCGGCCTGTCCAGCGTCAATGTAGCTGATGCGCTCATAGGAATATTCGCCAGCACCACCTATCACTTTCGGATGGTGGCCAATAACGACTCCGGCACTGTTTTTGGCAACGACCAGACATTTGTCACCCCGGCCGGGCCGCCCACGGCCCTGACTAATCCGGCCACGGACATAGATTTCTCCAGCGCCGAATTAAACGGCACGGTCAACCCCAACGGCTTGAGCACGGATATACAATTCCAATGGGGTGCTACCACCGGCTACGGCTCATCAACCACTTTAAGGAATATCGGCTCCGGCACGGCATATATCAATATCAACGAGCCGATAACCGGGTTGGCCACAAACGCTACTTATAATTTCAGGTTGATGGCTATCAATGCTTCGGGTACGGTCTACGGTTCAAACCAGTCATTTACGGCCGTAACCAACACCCGCTGGACGCATATCGCCGGGGGCGAATTCCACACCATGGGCGTTAAGAACGACGGTACCCTCTGGGCCTGGGGCGATAATTCTAAAGGTGAATTAGGCCTGGGTAATTATGTCACCAAGACCTCACCCACCCAGGTATTTACAGATACTGACTGGACCAAGGTGGCGGTCGGCGCCGGATTCTCCCTGGGACTCAAGGCTGATGGCACCATCTGGTCCTGCGGTGATAACGCCGAAGGCCAGCTCGGACTGGGCATAGTTGTTACCGGTACCAATGTCTTTACCCGCATAGGCATGGCCACCAACTGGACCGACATCGCGGCCGGCGGCCATTCACACAGCTTTGCCAAAACCGCTGACAACAACGCCTACGCCTGGGGCGATAACCTCTGCGGGCAGCTTGGCCTGGGCGATGACGTATTCCGCTATGACCCGACCCGGGTCATATCCGATTCCAGCGTGGCCTCCATCGCCTGCGGATACGAAAGCGCCCAGGTGGTCAAAACCAACGGCACGCTCTGGGCCTGCGGCGACAACTCAGACGGCGAATTGGGCCTGGGCGACACCGTCAGCCGGACATCATTGACCCAGGTTGGCTCGGATACCAACTGGGCCGAGGCCGAAAGCGGCTATAACCACACCGTGGCCCGTAAGACCAATGGCACTATCTGGGCCTGGGGCGATAACGCCGAAGGCGAGCTGGGATTGGGAGATACCGCAGACCGGACCGCGCCGGCACAGGTATTGACCGATACCGACTGGACTGATATATCGGTCGGATATAAGCATACTATGGCTAAAAGAACAGACGGGACCATCTGGGAATGGGGCGACAACTCGCAAGGCCAGTTAGGCCTGGGAGACCTGATAACCCGGACCGGACCGACCCGGGTAGCCACAGACACCGACTGGTCCATAGTCGAGGCCGGTTGGAAGCATTCTATCGGAATCAAAAATGATGATTCATTAATATCATGGGGAGACAATAATAATGGACAGTTAGGAACAGGGGATACTAATGATAAAATATCACCAACTCAATCCGTTAGTAGTGGTGAAAATGGAGGAAAGGTTGCTTGTGGAGGTAATCATACGTTAGCAATTAAAATAGATAACTCTTTATGGGGGTGGGGATATAATGGATATGGTGAGTTAGGGTTAAGCGATAATAGTAGTCGTAGTTTACCTGCCAAGGTTGGTATTGATGCTAATTGGAGGCAGGTTTCTGGTGGAGAAGAGCAGACCTTAGCGATTAAAATAGATGGTACTTTATGGTCTTGTGGTAGTAATCCCTATGGCCAATTGGGTTTAGGTGATAACACCAGTCGTAACTCACTTACCAGGGTTGGCACGGATACTAATTGGAAGCAGGTTTCCGGTGGAGGATGGCACACCTTAGCAATTAAAGCAGATGGTACTTTATGGGCTTGGGGACAAAATGCCAGCGGTCAGTTGGGGTTAGGAAATTCAATTAATAGAAACTTTCCAATCCAAGTCGGCACGGATACTAATTGGAAGGATGTTGCCTGTGCGTGGCAGCACACTTTAGCTATTAAAGTAGATGGTACTTTATGGGCTTGGGGTAGTAATAACTATGGCCAATTGGGTTTAGGCGATAACACCGGACGTAACTCACCTGTCCGGGTTGGCACGGATACTAATTGGAAACAAGTTTCCGGTGGAGAGTATCATACTTTAGCAATCAAAACAGATGGTACTTTATGGGCTTGGGGTAGTAATAACTATGGTCAATTAGGCTTGGGTGATAATACCAACCGTAACTCACCTGTCCGGGTCGGCACGGATATCAATTGGAAACAAGTTTCTGGCGGCACCAACACTTTAGCGGTCAAGACAGATAGTTCTTTATGGGCTTGGGGTAGTAATAACTGTGGCCAATTAGGCTTGGGTGATAATACCAACCGTAACTCACCTGTTCGGGTCGGCACTGATATTGATTGGAAAGATGTTTTTTCTGGTGGACTTCGCTCTTTAGCGGTAAAATATAATAACACCTTATGGGGATGGGGCATGAATACTTATTATGAATTAGGTCTTGGAGATACGATTAACCGTTCCACTCCCACCCAGATTGGGCAGTAG
- a CDS encoding zinc-dependent metalloprotease, producing the protein MNYKLQACAFSVSLCLMLGIYAGCAAIPAAENKAEPAKNGDEKEFSEIIKDFKPITGGLFTIYQHSKDGRAILEIKSDQFDTVYLCSVTRETGDGGFFDQSALQDNFPFFFRRVNNRIQLIHKNVLFRADRDKPIFRALEKGISDSMISSSVVMSKPHTPTGSVLVSLNDLFLFDRYNLAHHLSEATKADFGFDRENSCFSQLKTFPENVDIEINMHFRSGKSGASSTLADSRSLFIKYYYSICTLPKPGYVPRLADDRVGHFLTMYADYSSVKPETPYVRYVNRWRLEKSDPAAPLSPPKQPIVFWLEKTIPLEYRESVKKGVLLWNKAFEQAGFKDAMVVYQQPDDADWDPADVRYNTIRWMVSPGFGYAVGPSHDDPFTGELYAADIRISSDMFRHNYNEFEEFVNPLSQPARLGKNNACCEYGRGLAYQASLALSLMEARGFLEGKEEEAEKFVQDYVVDLVCHEVGHTLGLRHNFKSSIALPVSKLHDKELTSRQGLTGSVMDYCPSNVALDQTKQGEFWHSTVGPYDCWAIEYAYKPLGAKAPEEELAKLSEIASRCAQPELAYGTDEDAYGNASKSIDPLCNMWDLGSDPLEFAQLRIELANELWRKIEPKFSKPGQGYPKMRRVFRQGVNEYAQSAQMAARFIGGIYHRRDHIGDPDGKSPFEPVTAAKQKLAMEFLKDKIFNISGQTLPPAGVINKLGVDMMPDYGGGPGSAPTVEPQLYGTVLAIQGAALNYLYDPMVLNRVANISLRYDKDQEQFGLAELFDSLWNGIWSEIMILDKDGAWLDLKEDLAINPFRRNLQRAHLEKIISLSLSEARNGIPSDAIALARADLITIRDNCQVIITKSMGVPIDPATKAHIQDIHARVISALDWKVNKGM; encoded by the coding sequence ATGAATTATAAATTACAGGCCTGTGCGTTTTCTGTATCCCTATGTTTGATGCTTGGCATCTATGCCGGCTGTGCGGCCATACCGGCGGCCGAGAATAAGGCCGAGCCGGCCAAGAACGGCGACGAAAAGGAATTCTCCGAGATTATCAAGGACTTCAAGCCGATTACCGGCGGGCTCTTCACCATATACCAGCATTCCAAGGACGGCCGGGCCATCCTGGAGATAAAATCCGACCAGTTCGACACGGTATACCTTTGTTCGGTCACCCGGGAAACCGGCGACGGCGGTTTCTTCGACCAATCGGCTTTGCAGGACAACTTCCCGTTCTTTTTCCGCCGGGTCAATAACCGCATCCAGCTGATACATAAGAATGTGCTTTTCCGGGCCGACCGGGACAAGCCCATTTTCCGGGCGCTGGAAAAAGGCATCAGCGACTCGATGATTTCTTCGTCGGTAGTCATGTCCAAGCCGCATACGCCCACCGGTTCGGTGCTGGTGTCGCTCAACGACCTGTTCCTGTTCGACCGTTATAACCTGGCCCATCATCTCAGCGAAGCCACCAAGGCCGACTTCGGGTTCGACCGGGAAAACAGCTGTTTCTCCCAGCTCAAGACCTTCCCTGAAAATGTTGACATCGAAATCAACATGCATTTTCGCTCCGGAAAGTCCGGCGCGTCGTCCACCCTGGCCGATTCGCGCAGCTTGTTCATTAAATATTATTATTCCATCTGCACTCTGCCCAAACCCGGCTACGTGCCGCGCCTGGCCGACGACCGGGTCGGGCATTTCCTGACCATGTACGCCGATTACTCCTCGGTCAAGCCGGAAACACCCTATGTTCGTTATGTCAATCGCTGGCGGCTGGAAAAATCCGACCCCGCCGCGCCGCTCTCGCCGCCTAAACAACCGATAGTCTTTTGGCTGGAAAAAACCATCCCGCTGGAATACCGCGAATCGGTCAAGAAAGGCGTGCTTCTTTGGAACAAGGCCTTTGAACAGGCCGGCTTCAAGGATGCTATGGTTGTTTACCAACAGCCGGATGACGCCGACTGGGACCCGGCCGACGTGCGTTACAACACCATCCGCTGGATGGTCAGCCCCGGATTCGGCTACGCGGTCGGACCGTCGCACGACGACCCGTTCACCGGCGAGCTCTACGCCGCCGATATCCGCATCAGCTCCGATATGTTCCGCCATAATTATAACGAGTTCGAGGAATTCGTCAATCCGTTGTCACAGCCTGCACGGTTGGGCAAGAATAACGCCTGTTGCGAATATGGCCGTGGCCTGGCCTACCAGGCATCTTTGGCCCTATCGTTGATGGAAGCGCGCGGGTTCCTCGAAGGCAAGGAAGAAGAGGCCGAGAAATTCGTGCAGGATTATGTCGTTGACCTGGTTTGCCACGAGGTCGGGCATACCCTGGGCCTGAGGCATAACTTCAAGTCCAGCATCGCATTGCCGGTCAGCAAGCTTCACGACAAGGAGCTGACCAGCCGGCAGGGCCTGACCGGTTCGGTTATGGATTATTGCCCGTCAAACGTGGCGCTGGACCAGACCAAGCAGGGTGAGTTCTGGCATTCCACGGTCGGGCCGTATGACTGCTGGGCTATTGAGTACGCCTACAAGCCGCTGGGTGCCAAGGCACCTGAAGAAGAGTTGGCTAAGCTTAGCGAGATAGCCTCGCGTTGCGCCCAGCCGGAGCTGGCCTACGGTACCGACGAAGACGCCTATGGCAACGCCTCCAAGAGCATCGACCCGCTCTGCAATATGTGGGACCTGGGCAGTGACCCGCTCGAATTCGCCCAACTGCGCATCGAGTTGGCCAACGAGCTCTGGCGCAAGATAGAGCCCAAGTTCAGCAAGCCCGGCCAGGGTTACCCCAAGATGCGCCGGGTATTCCGCCAGGGCGTCAATGAATACGCCCAGTCCGCCCAAATGGCCGCCCGCTTCATCGGCGGCATCTACCACCGGCGCGACCATATCGGTGACCCGGACGGTAAATCGCCTTTCGAACCCGTTACGGCCGCCAAGCAGAAACTGGCTATGGAATTCCTCAAAGACAAGATATTTAATATTTCCGGGCAGACCCTGCCTCCGGCCGGCGTGATTAACAAGCTGGGTGTGGATATGATGCCCGATTACGGCGGAGGGCCGGGCAGCGCGCCGACTGTCGAGCCGCAGCTCTACGGCACGGTGCTAGCCATCCAGGGCGCGGCGCTTAATTACCTCTACGACCCGATGGTGCTCAACCGGGTAGCCAACATCAGCCTGCGTTACGACAAGGACCAGGAGCAGTTCGGACTGGCCGAGCTGTTCGACTCTTTGTGGAACGGCATCTGGTCGGAGATTATGATACTGGATAAAGACGGCGCCTGGCTGGACCTCAAGGAAGACCTAGCCATCAATCCATTCCGGCGCAACCTCCAGCGGGCGCACCTGGAAAAGATAATCAGCCTGTCCCTGTCCGAGGCCCGGAACGGCATTCCTTCGGATGCTATCGCCCTGGCCCGGGCCGACCTGATAACCATCAGGGACAACTGCCAGGTAATCATCACCAAGAGTATGGGCGTACCCATAGACCCAGCCACCAAGGCGCATATCCAGGACATCCACGCCCGCGTCATCAGTGCCTTAGACTGGAAGGTCAACAAGGGGATGTAG
- a CDS encoding phosphoglycerate kinase yields the protein MAKLTIRDIPMAGKRILTRVDFNVPQDDKGDITDDTRIRATLPTINYILANNGRVVLMSHLGRPKGKDEKFKLDPVAVILGKLLGKTVTKMDDCIGLPIEKAVSKMKDGDVVLLENLRFYAEEEKNDDDFSKKLAFLGDIYVDDAFACAHRAHASIVGVTKYLKSAAGFLLAKEIEYLSRVVESPDKPYVAILGGSKVSDKIAVIDNLLSNVNTILVGGGMAYTFLKAKGKNIGSSKLEKDKIDVAKQILSHAKDRKVEIVLPVDHLVADHLEAKARIRVEKYSIPDGWFGVDIGPETVKLFSQKLKSARTVIWNGPLGIFEIDKFAEGSRSIALVLAGLKATTVVGGGDTAAAVTKFGLAEKFSHVSTGGGASLEFLEGKELPGIAALTNK from the coding sequence ATGGCTAAACTAACCATTCGCGATATACCAATGGCCGGTAAGCGGATTCTTACCCGGGTGGATTTTAATGTTCCCCAGGACGATAAGGGCGACATCACCGACGACACTAGGATTCGGGCCACACTGCCGACCATCAATTACATCCTTGCCAACAATGGCCGGGTGGTGCTTATGTCACACCTGGGCCGGCCCAAGGGCAAGGACGAGAAGTTCAAGCTTGACCCGGTGGCTGTTATTCTCGGTAAACTGCTCGGCAAAACGGTTACCAAAATGGATGACTGCATCGGCCTGCCCATAGAAAAAGCCGTTTCTAAGATGAAAGACGGCGATGTGGTCCTGCTGGAAAACCTCAGGTTTTACGCCGAGGAGGAAAAGAACGACGACGATTTTTCCAAGAAACTGGCATTTCTGGGCGATATTTATGTTGATGACGCCTTTGCCTGCGCGCACCGGGCCCACGCTTCCATCGTCGGCGTGACCAAATACCTCAAATCCGCGGCCGGTTTCCTGCTGGCTAAGGAAATAGAATATCTGTCCCGGGTGGTGGAATCGCCCGACAAGCCCTATGTGGCCATCCTGGGCGGTTCAAAGGTCTCGGACAAGATTGCTGTGATTGACAATCTGCTCAGCAACGTAAATACCATCCTCGTCGGCGGCGGGATGGCTTATACCTTCCTCAAGGCCAAGGGCAAAAATATCGGTTCCTCCAAGCTGGAAAAGGACAAGATTGACGTGGCCAAGCAGATTCTCAGCCACGCCAAAGACCGCAAGGTGGAAATCGTTCTACCTGTTGACCACCTGGTGGCTGACCACCTCGAAGCCAAGGCCCGTATCAGGGTGGAAAAATATTCCATACCGGACGGTTGGTTCGGCGTTGACATCGGACCGGAAACAGTCAAGCTCTTTAGCCAAAAGCTCAAGTCCGCCCGGACCGTTATTTGGAATGGGCCGCTGGGCATATTTGAAATAGACAAGTTCGCCGAAGGCTCGCGTTCTATTGCATTGGTATTGGCCGGGCTCAAGGCCACCACCGTGGTAGGCGGTGGCGATACGGCCGCGGCCGTTACCAAGTTCGGTCTAGCCGAGAAATTCTCGCACGTTTCCACGGGCGGTGGTGCGTCGTTGGAGTTTCTTGAGGGCAAAGAACTGCCGGGCATCGCGGCGTTAACCAATAAATGA
- the gap gene encoding type I glyceraldehyde-3-phosphate dehydrogenase, translating into MGIKVAINGFGRIGRHVFKAMFKRPEFEIVAINDLSDAKTLAHLLKYDSIYGRFDGTIEVKEGAFIVNGKEVKVSAEKDPTKLPWGKYNIDFVVESTGVFTKRSDLEKHLAAGAKKVVLTAPPKEPVDAVVVMGVNESKLKKEHRIFSNASCTTNCLAPLAKVLNDNFGIIRGLMTTIHAYTNDQSVTDLIHKDLRRARAAAVNIIPTSTGAAKAIGEVIPELVGKLNGFAVRVPVPTGSLVDLVVDVKKEATPADINRLFKAAAEGPMKGMLAYTEDPIVSTDIIGDTHSCIFDALSTMVIDKNMVKVFGWYDNEWAYSYRIADIIAYANKLK; encoded by the coding sequence ATGGGTATCAAAGTAGCCATCAACGGTTTTGGTAGAATCGGACGCCACGTATTCAAAGCCATGTTCAAGAGGCCCGAATTCGAAATCGTGGCCATCAATGACCTTTCGGACGCCAAGACGCTGGCGCACCTGTTGAAGTACGACTCCATTTACGGCCGGTTCGACGGAACCATTGAAGTGAAGGAAGGCGCTTTCATCGTTAACGGCAAAGAGGTTAAGGTCTCGGCCGAGAAAGACCCGACCAAGCTGCCTTGGGGCAAGTATAACATCGATTTCGTGGTCGAATCCACCGGCGTATTTACCAAGCGTTCCGACCTGGAAAAGCACCTGGCCGCTGGGGCCAAGAAAGTGGTATTGACCGCGCCGCCCAAGGAGCCGGTCGATGCTGTTGTGGTTATGGGTGTCAACGAATCCAAGCTTAAGAAGGAGCACCGGATATTCTCCAACGCCTCCTGCACCACCAACTGCCTGGCTCCGCTGGCTAAAGTGCTTAATGATAATTTTGGGATTATCCGCGGCTTAATGACCACCATTCACGCTTACACCAACGACCAGTCTGTGACCGATTTGATCCACAAAGACCTCCGGCGTGCCCGGGCCGCCGCGGTTAACATCATCCCCACTTCGACCGGAGCCGCCAAGGCCATCGGCGAAGTCATTCCGGAATTAGTCGGCAAGCTTAACGGTTTTGCCGTGCGCGTCCCGGTGCCGACCGGTTCGCTGGTAGACCTGGTGGTCGATGTCAAAAAGGAAGCTACTCCAGCCGATATCAACAGGCTCTTCAAGGCCGCGGCCGAAGGACCGATGAAGGGTATGCTGGCCTATACCGAAGACCCGATTGTTTCGACCGACATCATCGGCGATACCCATTCCTGCATCTTTGACGCGCTGTCCACCATGGTTATCGACAAGAACATGGTCAAGGTGTTCGGCTGGTATGACAACGAATGGGCCTATTCTTACAGGATTGCCGATATCATCGCTTACGCCAACAAACTGAAATAA